In the Sedimentisphaera cyanobacteriorum genome, TAGTACCGCCGCCTTCGACATTAATAAAAACATCAAAGCTCTTCATCGCATCGCATTCTTTCAGCGGTGCAAGAACGGCTTCCTGATCCTGCTGAAGCCTGAAAAATTCTTTCAGCTTCTTTTCATTTATTGTCAGCTTTCCTGAACCCGGTTTGATCCTCACGCGGGCAACAGAGCTTTTCCTTCTGCCTACGCCCCAGAAAAATCCGCCTTTATCCGGCTTTGCCTTCTTCTGCTGAGAAGAGCCCTGAACTGCCTGAGCATCGCTCTGCCCTGCAATTGATGGATCAATGAGCGGGGTTTGTGTGTTTTCATTCATTCTTATAAACCCTTTTCAATTATAATTCCAACTTTTCCGGCTTCTGTGCTTCATGTCCGTGCTCCTGGCCGGCATACACTTTCAGCTTCTTGAGCATAGCATCGCCGAGATTGTTCTTTGGAAGCATCCTTTTAACAGCAAGCTTAACCACTTCTTCAGGCTTCTTGCTTATCATTTCGCTGAACGGAACAATCTTCCTGCCGCCCGGATATCTGGTGTAGTGGTCATAGAATTTGATTTCCTGCTTGCGTCCGGTAAGCTTAATCTTATCAGCATTAACAATCACTACATAATCCCCTGTATCAACGTGGGGGGTGTATGTAGGCTTGTTTTTGCCCATCAGTATCGGGGCAACCTCTGCTGCCAGACGGCCGAGCACCTTGTCTTCTGCATCAATCAGAAGCCATTTGCGCTCCACCTGCCCCTTTTTTGCCATAAAACTTTTCATTTCAAGCTTTCTCCACATATTTTTATCATCTTGCCCGTTTTGCAGTGTCCTAATTAAATGAACGGGTTAATCAAGGAACAGCAGCAAGCCCTTCTGCGAAACTGTGGACATCTGCAGAACCGCTTACAGCCGCCGAAATCACTGCAAAAGCGTTGGCTGTACTGTTACACGAAAGGGTAATATTATTTAACGGCCGAGAAATTTCAACAGATTTATTGCTTTTTTTGCAAAAAAATTGAGCGGGAAGCATAAAAGCTGCCCCGCTCAATTACTTACCCAAAACGCTCTGGGGTTTTCCTATCTATTGCTGCCGGAGCTGTCTGCCGGTGAAATCTGTATTCTTCCGGATTCAAGCCCTTCAGAGCCTGCTTTAATTCTAAGCGGTTTTTCGCCTTCTACTCTTACTATGCACAAAACTCTGCCCTTGTATGCCGACCAGAGGCTTGTTTCTGAAAAGCTTCTGTGAGAGGTTACATCCCCATTTGATAAGGCGATTATTTCGCCTCCGCCATCTGCGCTGAATTCCAGCTCATTTTCGGCGTGTTTAACAACCCTGCCTTCAGAATCCACGACTTCTGCTCTTATGTGGCAGATTCCGTCTTCTCTGGGGGTGTCTTCAGCTGTAAGCCTAACTTTTGCAGGCTCGCCTGAGGTTTTCAATTCATAATTGCAAACTTCTTCGCCGTTTTCGATGCCGGCAGCACGCAGAACGCCTTTTTCGTAAGAAACGCCCTTAAACTTGACTATCCCGTTCGGGAAATCTGCGAGCTTTTTCTCGCCGATTTTTTTGTCATTAAGATACAAAGCAGCTTTCTTGCAGTTTGTGTAAACAGCGAGGTCTGCTGTCTGCTTATCTTCGAAATTCCAGCTTTCGGTAAGATTAGGCCAGCCCCACTGCCCAGTTTTAGAAAAATCGTCCGGGTCCTGCTTGTAAACCGCTGCATAAATGCTTGGTTTATCAGACCAGAATGCCTCGTAGAGATAAGAGCTTGCTTTCCTGAAGCCTGCTATATCGAAGAGCCCTGCTTTAGAGCCGATCTTCGGCCAGCCTGATTCGCCCAAATAGTCTATCCCAACCCAGAGAAAAACACCTGTGTTGAAATCGCTGCGAGCGGCATCGAGCCAAGGTGCGCTCTCAATCTTTGCATAACGCCTCTTATCACTGCTGTTGAAATATGTGTAGGATTCAGTGCTCACAAACGGCTTGTCCGGATTGGTCTCGGCCAGCTCATCCGCCCACTGCTCGCCGTAGTTTAGGGCGATAAGATCCATATACTCGCAGGATTTGAGAATATTCTCCACTTTCTTTTCAACGTTGTAATCTCCGCCTCTTCGCATACCTGAAACCACAGGCCTTGTAGGGTCGTGGTATCTGACAAAGCCGCCAAGCATCTTGAGATAGCCGTTTTGCTCTTTGCTTCCAGCGGGAAGATTCTCGTTGCCAACGCTCCACATAACAACGCAGGGGTGGTTTCTGTCTCTCTTGATGGTGTTGAGATAATTATCACGCCACTCCTCACGAAAATGCTCGTCTGCGAACTTCTCATTTTCCCATTTATCCACAAACTCATCCATCACAAGAAATCCCAGCTCATCGCAAATATCGAGAAACTCCTGCGAAGGAGGGTTGTGGGCGGTTCTTATCGCATTGCAGCCAATATCCCTTAAGTTTTCCAGACGCCTCTGCCAAACGCCCTTGGGAACTGCTGCACCGAGAGTGCCTGCTTCGTGGTGAAGGCATACGCCCTTGAAATCAAGGTTTTTGCCGTTGAGAAAGAAGCCCTCTTCAGCATCGAATCTCAGACGGCGGATGCCGAATCTCGTTTCTCGCCGGCTCTTGGTTTCCCCATCTGAGGAAACAATGCTAACTGCTTTGTAGAGCTGCGGTCTTTGGGTTGACCAAAGCTTAGGCGAATCAACTTCGATTTTCTGATTTATTTTCAGCTTCTCTTTGAAACGGGCTGTTTTTTCTGTTGAAATTTGCTTTATTTTATTCCCTTCAGGGCCGTATATTTCTGTCCTGAGGGAAAAGTCCTTCTTTTTTCCGTCATTCTTTACAGCAGTTTCGATCTTCACAGATGCCTTTTTACTGCTTACCTCGGGTGTAGTGATATATGTGCCCCAGTTGGTTATATGGAGGGGGTTTCTGAAGGTAAGCCAAGTATTGCGGTAAATCCCTGAGCCTGAATACCAGCGGCAGTTTGGGTGCTCTGAATTGTCAACCCGCACAGCGACCGTATTCTCTGCCCCGAAGTTTACGTAATCTGTGATATCGTGATAGAAGGTTGTGTATCCGTCGTACTGCATACCGAGCGACCGGCCGTTAATCCACACTTCGCTGTGGCGGTAAATCCCGCCAAACTCAAGCTCAACCTGCTTTTCTGTATGTTCTGCGGGTATTGAGAATTTCTTTATATACCACCCGATACCGCCGGGAAGGTTCGCATTGCGGGTTGGGTTATCCTTGCTGAACTCGCCTTCTGTGCTCCAGTCGTGCGGTAGGCTTAGCTTGCGCCAAGAGCTTGAATCAAACTCGGGAGACTTAAAATCGCCGTCGCCGAGATGAAAACGCCATTCGCTGTTAAAATTGTGCCTTGCAGGGTAATCTTCTGCGAGCGTTTTTGTGCAAAAAAACGCAGAAAATAACAAAAAACACCATAAAACGGTTTTGGGATAAGATTTCAGCATAATCGAAAGTCCTGAATTAAATAATAGTTGTTCTGCTGCATATTAGCGATGCATAAGTTTTTAATAGCTCGCTTAGTCTTTTAATGTAAAGATTCGCAGAAAGTATGACAAATAAAATTTTGCTTGCAAAAAAAAGATGCGCAAAATATTGTTCATATACCTCTGGCCGGTCTTTGAACAGCTCTAATTTAGACAAATCCCTTCATGTAGCAGTTTTTCCTTTTGCCCCTTCAGAATTAATAAGCACTTCGAGCCGCTGCCTTTTCATCACGCCGGAACCAGAGGACTGTAAGGCCTAAAAACAAAGCCAGCCAATTCTTTTTTAAGATTATCTGCTTTTGTAACATCATTGACCTGAAGAAAAATTAGACTACAATTCTCTTAGATTATTAACACTTAATTCACAAATTAAAGGTATGCCTAAAATTAATAAAACCAAAGGCCAGTTGGAAGCGGAAATCAGCGAAGCTGTAATCCAATTTGAAAAAGAGTATATGGGGCGAGGCCCTAAAGAGATCAGGACATTCATCTTTGAGGATATGGTAATGATACGTATGCGAGGCGTGCTTACGCCTGCAGAAAAGCAATTGGCCAAGGTAAATAATGGAGATACAGGGCGTATGCTGATTAAGCAGGTCAGAAAGGAACTGATCGAGAAAGGCAGAACACTTATTGAAGCGATCATAAAAGACCTGCTGAGTATAGATCCGACAAGTATGCACACAGATATCAGCACAGTAACAGGGGAGAAAGTGATTGTTTTCAGCCTCTCTGAGAGCTTTGAATCTGCGGCTGAACAACACAGCGTTCATCAGTAAAAAAAGCTTGACAAAAATACGATTGTCTATAAACTTACGATTCTGGCAGCACAGCGAAGAGGCATATAATGTCTGTTCAAAGCGGGGCCTTTATAGTTTGGCAGATTAACTGCGTGTGATTTGTGAATAAACGGATGGCAAGCAGTCGATACGCCATCGACCCCTCGGAAGGGATCGTTGGTTTTTTTTTGCCATGAAAATCAACCAAATATCCCTTCCCGAATAATTCCAAAGAAATATAATAGAATTAAAAATACTGTCGGCTCTGAAATTAATATGCAGTTAAAGGAACAGAAAAAATGAAGACAAATATGCCAGATAATTTAATACTTTCGGATAAATTAGCAGATATATTTGCTAAAGCGCCCTCTGTACAGTTCGCTTCGGGTATTGAAGACCTTGAGAGTCTTGCCTGCGGCAGCAGCGATAACAGCGAATGGACAGTTTCATATACTCTCCCGGACGGCCGGAAAATGGATGAAGTTAATGTGGTTCGCGTTAAGAACGGGATCAGCGCGAACTATACCGAGGCATATATGCGTCGGCGTGATCCGAACTGCATGGTTGTGGCTGATGAGAATCCTTCTGATAAGCCCAAATTCCATGACCGTTTCGGCCATTCTTTTGAGCAGACCCGTCAAGAAACCTTCGACTGGCTCTCTGAGCAGGATTTGGCAGTTTTCGCCTTTGAAATGGGCTCAAGCGGCTTAGGGGGAGATGCTTTGGCAGTCTGTCCTGCTAACGCCTGCTTTTTTGCTTTTGGTCTTGGACTGCTCCAAGGCGTTCTTGATGTAAGGAAGCTTAATCGTTCTTTCAAGCCCTCCTTTATTATATATGTTGCACCGCCTTTCCGGCATACCCACTTTGAAGGCCGTCAGGTAGTAGTCCACAATCGCGTTGAAGAGCACGAGATGTTCTCATACAATCTCTACCCTGGGCCAAGTGCCAAAAAAGGTGTTTACGGGGCTCTGATTAATATGGGTGTTCGCGAGAACTGGGTTACAGCGCACTGCTCTGCGGTGGAGGTTGTAACGCCTTACGACAACATCGTTACATTTATGCACGAAGGTGCCAGCGGCGGGGGTAAAAGCGAGATGCTCCAGCAGCCGCATCGTCTCCCGGACGGGCAAATTCAGATTGGCAGAAATATAATTACCGACGAACAAAAGTTTCTCGAAATCCGCAGAACCTGCGACCTGCATCCGGTATGCGATGATATGGCGATGTGCCACTCCTCCTTTCAGAAGGATGACGGCAAACTGCGGGTTATGGATGCCGAAGACGGATGGTTTGTACGCGTAAATCATATCACTAATTACGGGACTGACCACGACCTCGAGCATCTTACAGTACATCCCCCGAAGTCTTTACTGTTTTTGAATATTGATGTGGTTTCCGGAGGCACAGCTCTTATATGGGAGCACCTTGAGGATGAGCCGGGCGTTCCTTGTCCGAATCCGAGGGTTGTTCTCCCGAGACGAATAGTACCTGATTCTGTTGAGGGCAATGTTGCCGTCGATATCCGCTCCTTCGGCGTGCGCACTCCTCCATGCACAAAAGACAAACCAACCTACGGAATCATTGGGCTGTTCCATATTCTTCCGCCTGCATTGGCTTGGCTCTGGCGTCTTGTCGCTCCGCGTGGTTATTCGAATCCGAGCATTGTTGATGAAGGTGCGATGAGCAGTGAAGGTGTGGGCAGTTATTGGCCGTTTACAACAGGACGAAAGGTGGATCAGGCAAACCTGCTGCTCCAGCAATTTGTCGATTCAACCCGAACCCGTTACATCCTCACTCCCAACCAGCATATCGGTGCGTGGGAGACAGGTTTTATGCCTCAGTGGCTCGCCAGAGACTATCTGGCAAGACGCGGGCACGCTCAATTTCGTCCAGGCCAGCTCAAATCATCAAGACTGCCTCTGCTTGGCTATGCACTGAATAACATTCGAATTGAAGGGATTAACGTACCTCGCGAACTGCTTCAGGTTGAAAAGCAGCCGGAAGTAGGTACCGAAGGGTATGACAATGGCTCAGAGATCCTGCAGAACTTCTTTGAGAGTGAGCTAAAAAAATATATGCATCAAGACCTGAACCCGCTCGGACGCGAGATTATTAACTGCTGTCTCGATAAAGGGAGCTTAGAGGATTACCAAAAGCTGATAAAAACGGCATCGCAATAGGGCAAAGACAGGATTTTATTGTATCTGCCCATTATTACGTTTACTAAAGCGCGGGAAGGGGATTAATGTTTGATGCGATTGCAGGGCTGAGCAGTTCTGATTACTGCCTGCAAACGTTTACAGACTTTTAGGCTCCCCTTCCCGCAGCTTTGCCCTTTTAAATGCGTCCGGCCTAAAAAACGGGAATATTCAAGTGTTTGGGTGAAATCATGGGCGTTTTTTGTTGACTAAAAAACGTTTTTTTGTTATAAGTCCGTGGTTTGCTGGGGAAAGTTTGCGCATTTTTCGCAAATTCCTTTTTAATTAGTATGTTTTATTCGCAGCAGAACTATATATAGAATCTTCCGGCAGGTGGAAAACCTCGCAGGTTTATTATGGAACTTGAAGATCTCAGAAAAAAAATCGACCAGATAGACTCCCGTCTTGTGGAGCTTATCAACGAGCGCGCTAAGGTTGTCGTGGATGTAGGCAAGCTTAAGCGGCGTGACGGGAGCGTGCCTGTTTACGCTCCGGACAGGGAATCTCAGGTTCTCTCTAAGATATGCGAGCTGAATAAAGGCCCGCTTCCGGATAAAACACTCGTTGCAGTCTGGCGTGAGCTTATGAGTGGGTCATTCTTTATTGAAAGGCCGCTTAGGATATCGTTTCTCGGCCCTGAAGGCAGCTATTCGCATCAGGCATCCATGAAGAAATTCGGTCAGAGCGTGGATTATGTACCTCTGGCAGATATCAGGGGCGTTTTTGATGAGGTTGCCCGCGGACAGTGCGATTTCGGTATGGTTCCCGTGGAGAATTCCTCAGGCGGAGGCGTTGTGGAAACGCTCGATGCCTTCCTCGAAACACGGATTATGATATGCGCAGAGATGGAAATGCCCATCCACCACAACCTGCTCGCCAAGTGCAGGCTTGAAGAGATTGAAAAGATATACTCAAAGCCCGAGGTGTTTGCGCAATGCCGCAACTGGATTACAGAGAATCATTTCGAAGGAAAGATTATCACCGAAGCCTCTACCGCAAGAGCAGCTGAGCTGGCCGCAGAATCTGAGAAATGCGCTGCGATAGGCTCCTCGCTTGCAGGCAGGATATACGGCCTCAACGTGCTCTATGAGAAAATCGAGGACAAGCCGGACAACGTAACCCGATTCCTGATTATTTCAAGCCGCGATACGCCCAAAACAGGCGACGATAAAACTGCAGTCGTATTCACAACCCCCCACAAACCCGGAGCACTTTTCGATGTGCTCGGCGTGTTCGATAAATACGACATCAATCTTACGAGAATAGAATCCCGCCCGAATAAAACGAGGAACTGGGAATACCACTTCTTCGCAGATATAAACGGGCACAAAACCGATGAAAATATTATCAAAGCACTTGAAAAACTGCACGACAGGACAATACAGGTTCAGATACTTGGCAGTTTCCCCAGATATACGGGCGAACCGGATTAGTAAATAAACTTTTATAAGATACTACTTCTAAAACAGATAAATGGAGCATATTATAATGAGAAAACCATTCATAGCAGCAAACTGGAAGATGAATACCGACAGTCAGTATGCATTAGAGCTGGCATCAGGGCTCGAAAAGGCAATCGCAGATATTCAGGGTGTGGACGTGGCAGTATGCCCGCCATTTGTTTATCTTCAGTCTGTTGCGAAAAGCCTTTCTGTTGACGGTAACGTTGCAGTTGGCGCGCAGGACGTATATTTCGAGGGCAACGGCGCATTCACTGGCGAGATAAGCTGCGAGATGCTCAAAGATGTGTGCTGTTCATACGTTATCACAGGCCACTCAGAGAGAAGGCATGTAATAGGCGAGAGCGATGAGCTTATCAACAAGAAAACCAAAGCTGCACTTGAAGCCGGACTGAAACCGATTCTGTGCATTGGAGAGCTTCTTGAGGAAAGAGAGGCCGACAAAACCAGTGAAGTTTGCGAAATGTTGAACCGTCATATCTGCCTGATTTTCAAAAGAGAGGCCGACAAAACCAGTGAAGTTTGCGAAAGGCAGCTTCGCGAGGGGCTCAAAGGCATCAGCGAGCAGGAGCTTGCTAACGTAACTATCGCTTACGAGCCAGTTTGGGCTATCGGTACCGGTAAAACCGCCACATCAGATCAGGCGCAGGAAGTTCACGAGTTTGTAAGAGGCGTAATCGCCGAGCTATACAGCAAAGAAGCTGCTGAAAATATCATCATCCAGTACGGCGGTTCTGCTAAGCCTAAGAACACCAAAGAGCTGATGAGCTGCAAGGATGTTGACGGGCTTTTAGTAGGCGGCGCTGGGCTCAAGGTTGACAGCTTCTATGAAATGGTGAAAATAACCGAAGAGCTTTATAAGTAAGTATAAGGGGATTGTGCCTTTATACCCTTTCAGTTTTTTAAAGAAATAATAAAAGCCTTGCGAACCGGCCTTATACAATGGTTTGTTCGCCGGCCTTTGAAGGAAATTTTAAAGGAAAACAAATGCTTCTACCATTTGCCAAAGTACCGGTAATAATGAGTATCATAGCGGTGATATGGGCTCTCTCTGGCCTTCTGCTGATACTTATCATCCTTATACAAAAAGGTAAAGGCGGAGGGCTAGGTTCTGCATTCGGCGGTGCCGGTTCTACGAGCCTTCTGGGAACTAAGACCGGAGACTTCCTTACGTGGGTAACGATAGGGCTTGTTTCGGTGTTCCTTATTTTCAGTGTGGTAATGGCGAAATATTACCGCCCCAGTGATCTGGAACAGCTCAAACAGAAAGAGCCGGATATTGAGGCTGTTGATGAGTCTATGCTTATAGACGAAGAGGCAGAAAAATCCGGCCAGAGCGAAACAGGTCAGCAGGAAGCTGAGCAAACCGGTGAGGATATTGAGAGTCAGCTTGAAAGCTCTGCTGATGAAATTCAGCAGTCTGCCGAGCAAAGCGCCGGTGAAGCAGAAGAGCAGCTCAAATCGATTGGCAGTGAGGCCGCAGAAAA is a window encoding:
- the rpsI gene encoding 30S ribosomal protein S9, whose translation is MNENTQTPLIDPSIAGQSDAQAVQGSSQQKKAKPDKGGFFWGVGRRKSSVARVRIKPGSGKLTINEKKLKEFFRLQQDQEAVLAPLKECDAMKSFDVFINVEGGGTTGQAGAALLGLARAMANYDESSFSKPLRDAGLLTRDGRMKERKKPGQPGARRRFQFSKR
- the rplM gene encoding 50S ribosomal protein L13 — protein: MKSFMAKKGQVERKWLLIDAEDKVLGRLAAEVAPILMGKNKPTYTPHVDTGDYVVIVNADKIKLTGRKQEIKFYDHYTRYPGGRKIVPFSEMISKKPEEVVKLAVKRMLPKNNLGDAMLKKLKVYAGQEHGHEAQKPEKLEL
- a CDS encoding glycoside hydrolase family 2 TIM barrel-domain containing protein, translating into MLKSYPKTVLWCFLLFSAFFCTKTLAEDYPARHNFNSEWRFHLGDGDFKSPEFDSSSWRKLSLPHDWSTEGEFSKDNPTRNANLPGGIGWYIKKFSIPAEHTEKQVELEFGGIYRHSEVWINGRSLGMQYDGYTTFYHDITDYVNFGAENTVAVRVDNSEHPNCRWYSGSGIYRNTWLTFRNPLHITNWGTYITTPEVSSKKASVKIETAVKNDGKKKDFSLRTEIYGPEGNKIKQISTEKTARFKEKLKINQKIEVDSPKLWSTQRPQLYKAVSIVSSDGETKSRRETRFGIRRLRFDAEEGFFLNGKNLDFKGVCLHHEAGTLGAAVPKGVWQRRLENLRDIGCNAIRTAHNPPSQEFLDICDELGFLVMDEFVDKWENEKFADEHFREEWRDNYLNTIKRDRNHPCVVMWSVGNENLPAGSKEQNGYLKMLGGFVRYHDPTRPVVSGMRRGGDYNVEKKVENILKSCEYMDLIALNYGEQWADELAETNPDKPFVSTESYTYFNSSDKRRYAKIESAPWLDAARSDFNTGVFLWVGIDYLGESGWPKIGSKAGLFDIAGFRKASSYLYEAFWSDKPSIYAAVYKQDPDDFSKTGQWGWPNLTESWNFEDKQTADLAVYTNCKKAALYLNDKKIGEKKLADFPNGIVKFKGVSYEKGVLRAAGIENGEEVCNYELKTSGEPAKVRLTAEDTPREDGICHIRAEVVDSEGRVVKHAENELEFSADGGGEIIALSNGDVTSHRSFSETSLWSAYKGRVLCIVRVEGEKPLRIKAGSEGLESGRIQISPADSSGSNR
- a CDS encoding DUF2294 domain-containing protein codes for the protein MPKINKTKGQLEAEISEAVIQFEKEYMGRGPKEIRTFIFEDMVMIRMRGVLTPAEKQLAKVNNGDTGRMLIKQVRKELIEKGRTLIEAIIKDLLSIDPTSMHTDISTVTGEKVIVFSLSESFESAAEQHSVHQ
- a CDS encoding DUF4914 family protein is translated as MKTNMPDNLILSDKLADIFAKAPSVQFASGIEDLESLACGSSDNSEWTVSYTLPDGRKMDEVNVVRVKNGISANYTEAYMRRRDPNCMVVADENPSDKPKFHDRFGHSFEQTRQETFDWLSEQDLAVFAFEMGSSGLGGDALAVCPANACFFAFGLGLLQGVLDVRKLNRSFKPSFIIYVAPPFRHTHFEGRQVVVHNRVEEHEMFSYNLYPGPSAKKGVYGALINMGVRENWVTAHCSAVEVVTPYDNIVTFMHEGASGGGKSEMLQQPHRLPDGQIQIGRNIITDEQKFLEIRRTCDLHPVCDDMAMCHSSFQKDDGKLRVMDAEDGWFVRVNHITNYGTDHDLEHLTVHPPKSLLFLNIDVVSGGTALIWEHLEDEPGVPCPNPRVVLPRRIVPDSVEGNVAVDIRSFGVRTPPCTKDKPTYGIIGLFHILPPALAWLWRLVAPRGYSNPSIVDEGAMSSEGVGSYWPFTTGRKVDQANLLLQQFVDSTRTRYILTPNQHIGAWETGFMPQWLARDYLARRGHAQFRPGQLKSSRLPLLGYALNNIRIEGINVPRELLQVEKQPEVGTEGYDNGSEILQNFFESELKKYMHQDLNPLGREIINCCLDKGSLEDYQKLIKTASQ
- the pheA gene encoding prephenate dehydratase — protein: MELEDLRKKIDQIDSRLVELINERAKVVVDVGKLKRRDGSVPVYAPDRESQVLSKICELNKGPLPDKTLVAVWRELMSGSFFIERPLRISFLGPEGSYSHQASMKKFGQSVDYVPLADIRGVFDEVARGQCDFGMVPVENSSGGGVVETLDAFLETRIMICAEMEMPIHHNLLAKCRLEEIEKIYSKPEVFAQCRNWITENHFEGKIITEASTARAAELAAESEKCAAIGSSLAGRIYGLNVLYEKIEDKPDNVTRFLIISSRDTPKTGDDKTAVVFTTPHKPGALFDVLGVFDKYDINLTRIESRPNKTRNWEYHFFADINGHKTDENIIKALEKLHDRTIQVQILGSFPRYTGEPD
- the tpiA gene encoding triose-phosphate isomerase, which encodes MRKPFIAANWKMNTDSQYALELASGLEKAIADIQGVDVAVCPPFVYLQSVAKSLSVDGNVAVGAQDVYFEGNGAFTGEISCEMLKDVCCSYVITGHSERRHVIGESDELINKKTKAALEAGLKPILCIGELLEEREADKTSEVCEMLNRHICLIFKREADKTSEVCERQLREGLKGISEQELANVTIAYEPVWAIGTGKTATSDQAQEVHEFVRGVIAELYSKEAAENIIIQYGGSAKPKNTKELMSCKDVDGLLVGGAGLKVDSFYEMVKITEELYK
- the secG gene encoding preprotein translocase subunit SecG encodes the protein MLLPFAKVPVIMSIIAVIWALSGLLLILIILIQKGKGGGLGSAFGGAGSTSLLGTKTGDFLTWVTIGLVSVFLIFSVVMAKYYRPSDLEQLKQKEPDIEAVDESMLIDEEAEKSGQSETGQQEAEQTGEDIESQLESSADEIQQSAEQSAGEAEEQLKSIGSEAAEKAAEQQDNTE